A segment of the Hallerella succinigenes genome:
AAGAAGCTCAACGCAGACCTTGCTGAAATCGTAAAGCGCGAAGACGAACTACGCAGGGCGATTGACAAAATCGTGAAGGACTTAGAGAAGTAGACAATTCAGACACCGTCTGAACTATCTTGGAACGGTATGTACATGAACAAGGAAAGTCATCTTGTAGAATATAAGCGGGAACTCCCGGAAGGTTTGGAGCGCTCCGTTATTGCTTTCTTGAATTCCGGCACCGGTGGGCATATCTATATCGGCATAGACAACGACGGCTCGGTATATGGAATCAAGGACGCCGACGGACTCCAGCGCCAAATCGCCGATAGAATTTTAAACAATATCAAGCCGAATGCTATCGGATTGTTCGAAATCGTCGTTGAAGAAAACGAAAGCAAAAATGTCATCCATGTCATCGTTTCTGGGGGAACGGAAAAACCATACTATCTGAAAAAATTCGGAATGACGCCAAACGGCTGCTTTGTCAGAGTCGGCAGTACGGTGCATGAAATGAGCGAAAAAATGATTCTCGAATCATTCGCCTCCCGTGCAAAACTTTCCCTCGCCAAGATACCTTCACCACGCCAGGACCTGACCTTCAGCCAACTGAAAATATATTATGAAGAAAGCAAAAAGGCTCTGAACAGTCAATTTGCCAAGACTCTCGAATTGCTTACACCTGATGGTAAATACAACTACAACGCTTACCTGCTTGCTGATGAAAATGGGGTGTCTATCAAAGTCGCTCGTTACAGAGGCAAGGACAAATACGACCTTATCGAAAGCGAAGAATTTGGTTATTGTAGCCTTATAAAGGCGGTAAAGTCTGTCCTCACTCGGTTGAAGGTGGCGAACATCACGCAAACAAAAATTACCCCCATGGAACGGATTGAAAAACCTCTGGTTGACCCAGTCGCATTGCGGGAGGCCGTAATTAACGCAGTCGTCCATAACGACTATACAAGGGAAGTGCCGCCCCTGTTCGAGATATTTTCCGACCGTATGGAAATCACGACCTATGGCGGACTTGTCGAAGGGCTTTCAAAAGCGGACTTTTTTAACTGCTGTTCCATGCCAAGAAACCGTGAACTTATGAGAATATTCCATGATTTGGATATGGTAGAGCAGTTGGGAAGTGGAATGCGACGAATCTTGAGGGCCTATGATGAAAATTCGTTCTCGTTTACGGACCACTTTATGCGGACCTCTTTCTATTTTGATGCTCCGCAAAAACAGGATGATAGAATAAATGACAAGTTGGGAAGCCGGTTGGGAAGTAAGTTGGGTAGTGAGTTGGGTAGTACTCGTTCGGAACTGACCTATACACGGAGGCGGATTCTTGAACTTATGGAAATCGACTCTCGGATTTCCATAGCGCAAATTTCGGAAAAACTGGGATTCAGCACGACTGCCATTGAAAAGAATATAGATTATTTGAAAGTGAACGGATATCTTCAGCGAAAAGGAAAAACTAGCGCAGGCTATTGGGAGATTCTGAAATGAGCAAGATTGATGAGATGATTAATAATACATAATGGAGAATGGACTATGAAAAACGAAAATATCCCTGAAGAAAAAGATGCGCGGAAGGGTTTTTCTGATGAAAGCGGGCTTGTTCGTTTTACAGCTCCGCCAGAGAGCGTTGAAATGGACAAAACTTATAGCGATTTCATAAATAGTCTTGTTCAAGATGTTCATAAAACAAGAATTTCCGTAGTTCTTGCGTCCAATTCCGCGATGATTACTCTTTATTGGAATATCGGAAATGAAATTTTGAAAAAGCAGAAAGAACTAGGTTGGGGGGCAAAAGTTATAGACAGAATTGCTTTTGATTTGAAAAAGGCGTTTCCTGAGATGAAAGGCTTTTCTCCCAGAAACATCAAGTATATGCGAAAATTTGCAGAAACTTGGGTTGATAAAGAAATTATGCAACAGGTTGTTGCACAAATACCTTGGAGAAGCAATCTTATTTTACTTGAAAAGCTAAACGACCAGGAAAAACGTATTTGGTATGCAAAAATGACTCTCAAAAACGGTTGGAGCAGCAATATCCTTCAGTTACAGATAGAGAGTAAAGCAAAAGAGCGTATGGGGAAAGCTTTGAGCAATTTTAAACTTACGCTTCCGGATAAAGAAAGCGATTTGGTAAACAACATCTTCAAGGACCCCTATCTTTTTGATTTCTTGGGAACCGATGTTCCTCGACGAGAGGTAGAAGTTGAAAAGAAACTTACTGAACATATACAGGAATTTTTGCTTGAACTTGGACAAGGCTTTGCATTTGTTGGTCGTCAGGTACATCTTGAATTGGGCGGTGATGATTTTTACATAGATATGCTTTTCTATCATTTAAAACTTCGTTGTTATGTTATTGTTGAATTGAAAGTATGCGAATTTGACCCGGGTTTTGTGAGTAAACTGAATATGTATGTAAATGCAGTGAACAGAATTTTGAATCACCCTGATGACAAACCTGCAATAGGGCTTTTGCTTGTAAAAGGAAAAAATGAGACTGTTGTAAAGTATTCTCTTGATGGACTTACAAATCCAATTGGAGTTGCAGATTGGCAGGACAAACTGAATGGTTCTTTGCCTGCAGAACTAAAAAGTTCTTTGCCGAGCATAG
Coding sequences within it:
- a CDS encoding RNA-binding domain-containing protein, which codes for MNKESHLVEYKRELPEGLERSVIAFLNSGTGGHIYIGIDNDGSVYGIKDADGLQRQIADRILNNIKPNAIGLFEIVVEENESKNVIHVIVSGGTEKPYYLKKFGMTPNGCFVRVGSTVHEMSEKMILESFASRAKLSLAKIPSPRQDLTFSQLKIYYEESKKALNSQFAKTLELLTPDGKYNYNAYLLADENGVSIKVARYRGKDKYDLIESEEFGYCSLIKAVKSVLTRLKVANITQTKITPMERIEKPLVDPVALREAVINAVVHNDYTREVPPLFEIFSDRMEITTYGGLVEGLSKADFFNCCSMPRNRELMRIFHDLDMVEQLGSGMRRILRAYDENSFSFTDHFMRTSFYFDAPQKQDDRINDKLGSRLGSKLGSELGSTRSELTYTRRRILELMEIDSRISIAQISEKLGFSTTAIEKNIDYLKVNGYLQRKGKTSAGYWEILK
- a CDS encoding PDDEXK nuclease domain-containing protein translates to MKNENIPEEKDARKGFSDESGLVRFTAPPESVEMDKTYSDFINSLVQDVHKTRISVVLASNSAMITLYWNIGNEILKKQKELGWGAKVIDRIAFDLKKAFPEMKGFSPRNIKYMRKFAETWVDKEIMQQVVAQIPWRSNLILLEKLNDQEKRIWYAKMTLKNGWSSNILQLQIESKAKERMGKALSNFKLTLPDKESDLVNNIFKDPYLFDFLGTDVPRREVEVEKKLTEHIQEFLLELGQGFAFVGRQVHLELGGDDFYIDMLFYHLKLRCYVIVELKVCEFDPGFVSKLNMYVNAVNRILNHPDDKPAIGLLLVKGKNETVVKYSLDGLTNPIGVADWQDKLNGSLPAELKSSLPSIEEIEASLKDGEAL